A window of Leclercia adecarboxylata contains these coding sequences:
- a CDS encoding phage holin family protein, protein MIEKEPGLLGWLTATLAWLASHPYATWGSLTAFLAALWSSLKDGKGWAASFFAGLLAIAITLSVLAVMRKTGLHEEWMPIVGMLVGFIGADRIRAAVLGAWDAHKNNLVSKNDENK, encoded by the coding sequence ATGATCGAAAAAGAACCCGGCTTGCTTGGGTGGCTGACTGCAACCCTCGCTTGGCTGGCCAGTCATCCCTATGCCACATGGGGAAGTCTCACAGCTTTTCTGGCCGCGCTATGGTCATCATTGAAAGACGGCAAAGGCTGGGCGGCATCTTTTTTTGCTGGCCTGCTGGCGATCGCTATCACGCTCAGCGTATTGGCCGTCATGCGTAAAACAGGCCTCCATGAGGAATGGATGCCGATTGTTGGGATGCTGGTGGGGTTTATTGGTGCTGATCGTATTCGTGCCGCGGTGCTGGGCGCATGGGATGCACATAAAAATAATTTGGTAAGCAAAAATGATGAAAACAAGTAA
- a CDS encoding lysozyme produces MKTSNNGIGFIRSHEGCVLTAYHDGGGVWTIGVGHTKGVKEGQTITQDQADQFLADDLVPVETCINGHIAVTLNQNQFDALASFIFNLGEFAFTGSTLLKKLNAGDYTGAANEFPKWDHDNGEVVQGLLNRRLDEKELFLS; encoded by the coding sequence ATGAAAACAAGTAATAACGGGATCGGCTTTATCCGCTCTCATGAAGGTTGTGTATTAACGGCGTATCACGACGGTGGCGGCGTTTGGACAATCGGCGTTGGTCACACTAAAGGCGTGAAGGAAGGGCAGACCATCACCCAGGACCAGGCCGATCAGTTTCTTGCAGATGACCTTGTCCCGGTGGAAACCTGCATTAACGGCCATATCGCTGTGACGCTGAATCAAAACCAGTTCGATGCGCTGGCATCGTTTATTTTCAACCTGGGCGAATTCGCTTTTACTGGTTCCACTCTTCTGAAAAAGCTTAACGCTGGCGACTATACCGGCGCGGCCAATGAATTCCCCAAATGGGATCATGATAACGGCGAAGTAGTGCAGGGATTGCTTAACCGTCGGCTTGATGAGAAGGAGTTATTCCTCTCCTAA
- a CDS encoding ParB/Srx family N-terminal domain-containing protein has product MTDKLKIMYRARRELLPYARNAMLHDDAQVAQLVDSIKEFGWTNPILIDEAGEIIAGHGRVLAAEQLGIDPVPTITLSGLSDSQKRAYRLADNRLPRNAQWDEKLLSLEIVALSELDFDIEKIGFSEAEISKLLKIEPDDIQEHWVGMPDFNQTDQNGCRQLIVHFETAIDVQNFVVLLGQKITDKTKYLWYPEQRRDLVSDKAYISDESSVSPVHNQQREG; this is encoded by the coding sequence ATGACCGATAAACTGAAAATCATGTACCGCGCCCGACGGGAGCTGCTGCCCTATGCGCGCAACGCCATGTTGCACGATGATGCGCAGGTGGCGCAGCTGGTGGACAGCATCAAGGAGTTTGGCTGGACGAACCCTATTCTGATTGATGAAGCAGGGGAGATAATCGCCGGACATGGTCGTGTTCTGGCTGCCGAACAGCTGGGGATCGACCCGGTACCGACGATCACTCTATCGGGCCTTTCGGATTCGCAAAAACGCGCATATCGCCTTGCTGATAACCGTCTGCCGCGTAACGCCCAGTGGGATGAAAAGTTACTGAGCCTCGAGATTGTCGCGCTGAGTGAACTCGATTTTGATATCGAAAAAATTGGGTTTTCTGAAGCAGAGATCAGCAAACTTTTAAAAATAGAGCCCGATGATATTCAGGAGCACTGGGTAGGGATGCCGGATTTTAACCAGACGGATCAAAACGGGTGCAGGCAGTTAATAGTTCATTTTGAAACCGCGATTGATGTGCAGAATTTCGTGGTACTGCTCGGGCAGAAAATCACGGATAAAACCAAATATCTCTGGTATCCCGAACAGCGTCGGGATCTGGTATCTGATAAGGCATATATCAGCGATGAATCCTCAGTTTCCCCTGTACATAATCAGCAAAGGGAGGGCTGA